One genomic segment of Profundibacter amoris includes these proteins:
- a CDS encoding endonuclease/exonuclease/phosphatase family protein, translated as MSPVLADTYRIATYNAELQRRGPGLLLRDIQSGKDKQVLAVADVIRRVSPDVLLLNRFDYDAGGVALAAFADLLNDYPYRFALRPNTGMQTGLDMDGDGRVGGPRDGQGYGRFAGQGGMAILSRYPLDAEHVQDFSALKWAAFPDALLPMVDGKPFPSPQALAAQRLSSVGHWVVPVKLPDGVINLMAFHAGPPVFDGPEDRNGKRNHDEVRFWSVYLDGGLDTPPASGPFVILGDANQDPLDGEGLKDAIRGLLAHPLVQDPLPQSEGAVVAAREQGGVNASHQTDPTLDTVDWKDTPAPGNMRVDYVLPSKDLQVAGAGVYWPVGDADGSRHHLVWVDVEMVKKR; from the coding sequence GTGTCGCCGGTTCTGGCCGATACCTACAGGATTGCAACCTATAATGCCGAATTACAACGCCGTGGCCCCGGCCTGTTGTTGCGCGATATTCAGTCGGGCAAGGATAAGCAGGTTCTGGCGGTTGCAGATGTGATCCGGCGGGTTTCCCCCGATGTGTTGTTGCTGAACAGGTTTGACTATGATGCGGGTGGTGTTGCGCTGGCGGCCTTTGCCGATCTGCTGAATGATTACCCCTACCGCTTTGCCCTGCGCCCGAATACGGGGATGCAGACGGGGCTGGATATGGACGGGGACGGGCGCGTTGGTGGCCCGCGCGATGGGCAGGGGTATGGGCGTTTTGCCGGGCAAGGGGGTATGGCCATCTTGTCGCGCTATCCACTGGATGCGGAACATGTGCAGGATTTTTCGGCGCTGAAGTGGGCGGCTTTTCCCGATGCACTGTTGCCAATGGTTGATGGCAAGCCGTTTCCGTCACCGCAGGCTTTGGCTGCGCAAAGGTTGTCGTCTGTTGGCCATTGGGTGGTGCCGGTGAAATTACCGGACGGGGTGATCAACCTTATGGCATTTCACGCCGGCCCGCCGGTGTTTGACGGCCCCGAGGACCGCAACGGCAAACGCAACCATGACGAGGTGCGGTTCTGGAGCGTTTATCTGGATGGCGGGCTGGATACGCCACCCGCCAGCGGTCCGTTCGTCATTCTGGGGGATGCCAATCAGGATCCGTTGGATGGCGAGGGGCTGAAAGACGCCATTCGTGGCCTGTTGGCACATCCATTGGTGCAAGACCCCCTGCCGCAAAGTGAAGGGGCTGTGGTGGCCGCGCGGGAGCAGGGCGGGGTAAACGCAAGCCACCAGACCGATCCGACGCTGGATACGGTTGATTGGAAAGACACCCCTGCGCCGGGTAACATGCGGGTGGATTATGTGCTGCCCTCAAAGGATTTGCAGGTTGCGGGCGCGGGGGTTTATTGGCCTGTCGGGGATGCGGATGGGTCGCGGCATCATCTGGTTTGGGTGGATGTAGAGATGGTAAAAAAGCGCTAG
- the leuB gene encoding 3-isopropylmalate dehydrogenase — MSNPSLLILAGDGIGPEVMVEVRKIIDWFGSKRDLTIDVTEDLVGGAAYDKHGTPLHDDTMAHAQEVDAVLLGAVGGPAYDDLDFSVKPERGLLRLRKEMDLFANLRPAQCFDALADFSSLKKELVAGLDIMIVRELTSGSYFGEPRGIFEENGERVGINTQRYTESEIDRVARSAFELARKRDNRLCSVEKANVMESGILWREVVTKIGAEDYPDVELSHMYADNCAMQLVRNPKQFDTIVTDNLFGDILSDCAAMLTGSLGMLPSASLGVPMENGKPKAMYEPVHGSAPDIAGQGKANPCACILSFAMALRYSYDEGAEADRLEAAVEKVLADGVRTADLMQAGAAKPANTSEMGDAVIAALDTSL; from the coding sequence ATGAGCAACCCTTCGCTTCTTATCCTCGCCGGTGACGGTATCGGCCCCGAAGTCATGGTCGAAGTGCGCAAGATCATCGACTGGTTCGGTTCCAAACGCGACCTGACAATCGACGTGACCGAAGACCTTGTCGGTGGCGCCGCCTATGACAAACACGGCACCCCTCTGCATGACGACACCATGGCCCATGCGCAAGAGGTGGACGCGGTTCTGCTGGGCGCTGTGGGCGGCCCGGCCTATGATGATCTGGATTTCTCGGTCAAACCCGAACGCGGGCTTCTGCGCCTGCGCAAGGAAATGGACCTGTTCGCGAACCTGCGCCCCGCGCAGTGTTTTGACGCGCTGGCCGATTTTTCATCACTTAAGAAAGAGCTGGTTGCCGGTCTGGACATCATGATCGTGCGCGAACTGACCTCGGGCAGCTATTTCGGCGAACCCCGCGGCATTTTCGAGGAAAACGGCGAACGCGTGGGCATCAACACCCAGCGGTATACCGAAAGCGAGATCGACCGCGTGGCGCGCTCGGCATTCGAGCTGGCCCGCAAACGCGACAACCGCTTGTGTTCGGTCGAAAAGGCTAACGTGATGGAAAGCGGCATCTTGTGGCGTGAGGTTGTCACCAAAATCGGTGCCGAGGATTACCCCGATGTCGAGCTGTCGCATATGTATGCCGACAATTGCGCAATGCAGCTGGTCCGCAACCCGAAACAGTTCGACACCATCGTCACCGACAACCTGTTCGGCGATATCCTGTCCGATTGTGCCGCCATGCTGACCGGATCACTGGGGATGCTGCCATCCGCCTCGCTGGGGGTGCCAATGGAGAACGGCAAACCCAAGGCGATGTACGAACCTGTGCACGGTTCGGCCCCCGATATTGCCGGACAAGGCAAGGCCAACCCCTGTGCATGCATCCTGAGCTTTGCAATGGCGCTGCGCTATTCCTATGACGAGGGCGCCGAGGCCGACCGTCTGGAAGCCGCAGTAGAAAAGGTTCTGGCCGATGGTGTGCGCACCGCTGACCTGATGCAGGCCGGCGCAGCAAAACCCGCCAACACAAGCGAAATGGGCGATGCGGTGATTGCGGCATTGGATACGAGCCTGTAA
- a CDS encoding LysR family transcriptional regulator has product MDKSLANLDWSLMQSFLAVAEGGSLSAAARRLGASQPTLGRQIRQAEQQLGVTLFTRKSRGLQLTDIGQALLPAAQTMREAAGQMALAAAGQEQQIKGTVRITASVFVSHHILPPIIAHIVRQEPDIAIELTPNDASENLLFREADIAIRMYRPTQLDVVAKHLGDLPLGVFGSVDYLNRKGRPETIEEMLNDHDLIGYDADEQILRGMRQMGQDAQRDWFHVRCDNNVVYWELLRAGCGLGFSQIYVAMDDPQVEQVLPDLPIPPLPVWLVAHQAMRQTPRIRHVWDMLANGLSPFVS; this is encoded by the coding sequence ATGGATAAATCACTCGCCAATCTCGACTGGTCTCTTATGCAATCCTTCCTTGCCGTGGCCGAGGGAGGCTCGCTTTCTGCTGCTGCGCGGCGTTTGGGGGCCAGCCAGCCAACGCTGGGGCGACAGATTCGGCAAGCCGAACAGCAACTGGGTGTCACCCTGTTCACCCGCAAATCACGCGGGCTGCAACTGACCGATATTGGGCAGGCCCTGCTGCCCGCCGCCCAGACCATGCGCGAAGCGGCGGGGCAGATGGCGCTGGCGGCGGCAGGTCAGGAACAGCAGATCAAAGGCACCGTGCGCATCACCGCCAGTGTTTTCGTTTCGCATCACATCCTGCCGCCGATCATCGCGCATATAGTGCGGCAGGAGCCGGATATCGCCATCGAGCTAACCCCGAACGACGCCAGCGAAAACCTGTTGTTCCGCGAGGCAGATATCGCCATCCGAATGTATCGCCCGACGCAGTTAGATGTGGTTGCAAAACATCTGGGGGATTTACCGCTGGGGGTGTTCGGGTCGGTCGATTATCTGAACCGCAAAGGACGGCCGGAAACGATCGAGGAGATGCTGAACGACCATGATCTGATCGGCTATGACGCGGACGAACAGATCCTGCGCGGGATGCGGCAGATGGGGCAGGATGCCCAACGAGACTGGTTCCATGTTCGTTGTGACAACAACGTGGTTTACTGGGAACTGCTGCGCGCAGGTTGTGGCCTTGGGTTTTCGCAAATCTATGTGGCGATGGATGATCCGCAAGTGGAACAGGTCCTGCCTGATCTGCCCATCCCGCCACTGCCCGTCTGGCTGGTGGCCCATCAGGCCATGCGTCAGACCCCGCGAATACGTCATGTCTGGGATATGCTGGCGAACGGGTTGTCGCCCTTCGTTTCTTGA
- a CDS encoding LysR substrate-binding domain-containing protein, with product MTLRKKLPSAQSLFAFESAARTLNFTDAGALLNVTQPAISKNIAALETHLGTRLFLREKSGLMLTSDGETLYRALHLSFAAIEVAIDQISHNIAQKNVLTLSLSTSFAAHWLIPQMPEFRRDFPDVTLNYQLTGGEVTGALGSCDLGLRLETNVASEDHAVPFAPEWLVAVASPGYIKKNGMLDAPLAGGAHSLVKLDSPRISWRNFLNATGQSLNTSLPEIRVPDYSVVLQTALNGRGAALGYVTSCSYLLREGLLIPALPRTLKTNKNYCMVTNPNSHNLQLAEDVHHWICNQSSRILADIATSFPDFDVVTRPDWLEAAY from the coding sequence ATGACCTTACGGAAAAAACTGCCATCTGCCCAGTCCCTGTTTGCCTTTGAAAGTGCCGCGCGGACGCTAAACTTTACCGACGCCGGTGCTCTTCTTAACGTGACCCAGCCGGCGATCAGCAAAAACATAGCAGCGTTGGAAACGCATCTGGGAACACGGCTGTTTTTGCGTGAAAAGTCGGGGCTAATGTTAACATCGGACGGGGAAACCCTTTATCGCGCGCTCCATCTATCGTTTGCCGCGATCGAGGTCGCAATTGATCAGATTTCACACAACATTGCACAGAAAAATGTACTGACGCTGTCACTTTCGACATCTTTCGCCGCTCATTGGCTGATCCCCCAAATGCCCGAGTTCCGCCGCGATTTTCCCGATGTCACGCTGAACTATCAATTGACTGGCGGCGAGGTAACCGGCGCCTTGGGGAGTTGCGATCTGGGCCTGCGCCTTGAAACAAATGTAGCATCAGAGGATCATGCCGTACCCTTCGCGCCCGAATGGCTCGTGGCTGTTGCATCACCCGGGTATATTAAGAAAAACGGGATGCTTGATGCGCCTCTTGCCGGTGGTGCGCATTCATTGGTCAAACTAGATAGCCCAAGAATTTCGTGGCGAAATTTCCTTAACGCTACGGGTCAATCTCTCAACACCTCCCTGCCAGAAATCCGTGTGCCGGATTACTCAGTTGTTTTGCAAACGGCATTGAACGGACGCGGTGCGGCGCTCGGCTATGTAACGTCCTGCAGTTATTTACTGCGAGAGGGGTTATTGATACCCGCGCTGCCCAGGACACTGAAAACAAATAAGAACTACTGCATGGTGACAAATCCCAACTCACATAATTTGCAGCTTGCAGAGGATGTGCACCATTGGATCTGCAATCAATCATCAAGGATTTTGGCCGATATCGCAACGAGCTTTCCGGATTTTGACGTTGTTACACGGCCTGACTGGCTCGAAGCAGCATATTAA
- the leuC gene encoding 3-isopropylmalate dehydratase large subunit, whose product MTAPKTLYDKIWDAHVITEDDDGTALLYIDRHLVHEVTSPQAFEGLRDAGRKVHAPDKTIAVPDHNVPTTLDRAGGIISNEESRIQLDALDKNARDFGVHYYPVDDVRQGIVHIVGPEQGWTLPGMTVVCGDSHTATHGAFGALAHGIGTSEVEHVLATQTLIQQKSKNMKVEITGKLRPGVTAKDVTLAVIGATGTAGGTGFVIEYCGQVIRDMSMEGRMTVCNMAIEGGARAGLIAPDETTYEYVKGRPHAPKGAEWEMAMEWWKTLFTDDDAHFDKVLVLKGEDIAPVVTWGTSPEDVLPITASVPAPEDFEGGKVDAAARSLEYMGLTPGTKLTDIPINTVFIGSCTNGRIEDLRAVAQIVKGKMVADGVRALIVPGSGLVRAQAEEEGLGEIFTEAGFEWRLAGCSMCLAMNDDQLAPGDRSASTSNRNFEGRQGKGGRTHLVSPVMAAAAAITGHLTDVREML is encoded by the coding sequence ATGACCGCCCCGAAGACACTTTATGATAAAATCTGGGATGCCCACGTCATTACCGAAGACGACGACGGCACCGCCCTGCTGTATATCGACCGCCATCTGGTGCATGAAGTCACCAGCCCACAGGCTTTTGAAGGCCTGCGCGATGCCGGTCGCAAGGTGCACGCACCGGATAAAACCATTGCTGTGCCGGACCATAACGTGCCGACCACGCTGGACCGCGCAGGCGGTATTATCAGCAACGAGGAATCGCGCATCCAGCTGGATGCGCTGGACAAAAACGCCCGCGATTTCGGCGTGCATTACTATCCGGTCGATGATGTCCGTCAGGGTATCGTGCATATCGTCGGCCCCGAACAGGGCTGGACATTGCCCGGCATGACCGTGGTTTGCGGCGACAGCCACACCGCCACCCACGGCGCGTTTGGCGCACTGGCACACGGGATTGGCACATCCGAGGTGGAACATGTGCTGGCCACGCAGACGCTGATCCAGCAGAAATCGAAAAACATGAAGGTGGAAATCACCGGCAAGCTGCGCCCGGGTGTGACCGCCAAGGACGTGACTCTTGCCGTGATCGGCGCCACCGGCACGGCGGGTGGCACCGGCTTTGTGATCGAATATTGCGGTCAGGTGATCCGCGACATGTCGATGGAAGGCCGCATGACCGTTTGCAATATGGCGATCGAGGGTGGCGCCCGCGCCGGTCTGATTGCGCCGGATGAAACCACCTATGAATATGTCAAAGGCCGCCCGCACGCGCCCAAAGGGGCCGAATGGGAAATGGCGATGGAATGGTGGAAAACACTGTTCACCGACGATGACGCCCATTTCGACAAGGTTCTGGTGCTGAAAGGTGAAGACATCGCGCCGGTGGTTACATGGGGCACCTCGCCCGAGGATGTTCTGCCGATCACCGCATCCGTCCCCGCGCCCGAGGATTTCGAGGGCGGTAAAGTAGACGCCGCCGCGCGGTCGCTGGAATATATGGGCCTGACACCGGGCACCAAACTGACCGACATTCCGATCAACACCGTCTTTATCGGCTCCTGCACCAACGGCCGGATCGAGGATCTTCGCGCCGTGGCCCAAATCGTCAAAGGCAAGATGGTGGCCGATGGGGTGCGTGCCCTGATCGTGCCCGGCTCGGGCCTAGTGCGGGCGCAGGCCGAAGAAGAAGGGCTGGGCGAAATATTCACCGAGGCCGGTTTTGAATGGCGTCTGGCGGGCTGTTCCATGTGTCTAGCGATGAATGACGACCAACTGGCACCGGGCGACAGAAGTGCATCAACCAGCAACCGTAATTTCGAGGGGCGTCAGGGCAAAGGGGGCCGCACCCATCTGGTCAGCCCCGTCATGGCAGCCGCTGCAGCGATCACCGGTCATCTGACTGATGTTCGGGAAATGTTGTAA
- a CDS encoding Rossmann-fold NAD(P)-binding domain-containing protein has product MSNTVLILGGRGRFGRNAADAFKARGWEVRQFDRKSENLWDAAWGADVIVNGWNPLYPDWAAQVPKLTRQVIEVAKSTKATVILPGNVYNYGADAPSVYGVDTPHGAKNPLGRIRIEMEAAYRASGVRTIVLRAGDFIDTQASGNWFDMMITPKIGKGIFIYPGNPEIEHAWAWLPDLARAAVDLAEMRDDLPAFADIPFPGYALTGRELCAAVEKAYGQPLRLKKMNWLPIRIARPFWPMAKHILEMRYQWNKPHRIDGATFNNFLPDFEYTPLAQAMPLAVGVK; this is encoded by the coding sequence ATGTCCAATACTGTACTGATCCTTGGCGGACGTGGCCGCTTTGGCCGCAACGCCGCTGACGCATTCAAGGCCCGTGGTTGGGAGGTGCGCCAGTTTGATCGCAAGTCCGAAAACTTGTGGGATGCCGCATGGGGCGCGGATGTGATCGTGAACGGCTGGAACCCGCTTTACCCCGACTGGGCCGCGCAGGTGCCAAAGCTGACCAGGCAGGTGATCGAGGTGGCCAAATCCACCAAGGCCACGGTGATCCTCCCCGGCAATGTCTATAACTACGGCGCGGATGCCCCATCGGTTTACGGTGTAGACACACCACATGGGGCAAAGAACCCGCTGGGCCGGATCAGGATCGAAATGGAAGCGGCCTATCGCGCCTCGGGTGTGCGCACCATCGTGCTACGGGCGGGGGATTTCATTGATACGCAGGCCTCGGGCAACTGGTTTGATATGATGATCACGCCCAAGATCGGCAAAGGCATATTCATCTACCCCGGCAATCCCGAAATCGAACATGCGTGGGCATGGCTGCCCGATCTGGCCCGGGCGGCCGTTGATCTGGCCGAAATGCGCGATGACCTGCCCGCTTTCGCTGACATCCCGTTTCCCGGATACGCGTTGACTGGTCGCGAGCTATGCGCGGCGGTGGAAAAAGCATATGGGCAACCTTTGCGGCTAAAGAAAATGAACTGGCTGCCGATCCGGATTGCCCGCCCGTTCTGGCCGATGGCCAAACACATTCTGGAAATGCGTTACCAGTGGAATAAACCGCACCGGATTGATGGTGCAACGTTCAACAATTTTCTGCCGGATTTTGAATACACACCGTTGGCACAGGCCATGCCGTTAGCGGTCGGGGTGAAATAG
- the leuD gene encoding 3-isopropylmalate dehydratase small subunit, producing MDKFEKITGVAAPMPLINIDTDMIIPKLFLKTIKRSGLGVHLFDEMRYNDDGSEKPDFVLNQPAYRNSEIIVAGDNFGCGSSREHAPWAIKDFGIKCVISTSFADIFFNNCFKNGILPIVLPQEQVDLLMKDAEKGANARMTVDLEAQEITTSDGEVVKFDVDAFKKQCLLEGLDDIGLTLKKADSIASYETMSASSRPWV from the coding sequence ATGGATAAATTTGAAAAAATCACCGGTGTCGCAGCACCCATGCCCCTGATCAACATCGACACCGATATGATCATCCCGAAACTGTTTTTGAAAACTATCAAACGGTCGGGTCTTGGCGTGCATCTGTTTGACGAGATGCGTTATAACGATGATGGCAGCGAAAAACCCGATTTTGTGCTGAACCAGCCCGCCTATCGCAACTCCGAAATTATCGTCGCTGGCGATAACTTTGGCTGTGGATCGTCGCGCGAACATGCGCCATGGGCGATCAAGGATTTCGGCATCAAATGTGTGATCTCGACCAGCTTCGCTGACATCTTTTTCAACAACTGTTTCAAGAATGGCATCCTGCCGATCGTTTTGCCGCAAGAGCAAGTCGATCTGTTGATGAAGGACGCTGAAAAAGGGGCGAACGCCCGCATGACGGTGGATTTGGAAGCACAGGAAATCACGACTTCGGATGGTGAAGTGGTGAAATTCGATGTGGATGCCTTTAAAAAGCAATGTCTGCTGGAAGGGCTGGACGATATCGGCCTGACTTTGAAGAAAGCCGATTCGATTGCTAGCTATGAAACCATGTCCGCTTCGTCCCGACCTTGGGTGTAA
- a CDS encoding amidase yields MILNNDATGILAALVNRDISAADLMAQTLARIDAVNPAVNAIVAQRPADDLLAEAKAADTTAPKGPLHGLPIAIKDLAETRGVRSTFGSPVFADNIPTADSLMVARIRAAGAIIIGKTNTPEFGLGSHSYNPVYGTTRNPYDATRSAGGSSGGAAVALATRMLALTDGSDMMGSLRNPAAWNNVYGFRPSYGLVPGDPVGDTFLHQLSTNGPMARSIRDLSLLLQVIGTLDARLPHGMAAFQPLPDTSTMSGITIGWVGDWGGYYPIDPEILTLCENALEQMRELGTTVVSFIPPIAPEQLWHAWTTLRSWAIATKQAPLYQNPKTRDLLKPDMIWEIERGLSLSPLDIHNASVIRSKWFAAFASQTEVDVMALPSAQIFPFNADWHWPKTVMGRDMDTYHRWMEVVVPASLTGLPALNVPVGFGEQGLPTGLQLIGQRGTDARILQLGQTWHAATDWPNQRPPHFPP; encoded by the coding sequence ATGATCCTGAATAATGACGCAACCGGCATCCTTGCGGCGCTGGTCAACAGGGACATATCCGCCGCCGACCTGATGGCCCAGACCCTTGCCCGAATTGACGCGGTTAACCCCGCCGTAAACGCCATCGTGGCCCAGCGCCCCGCCGACGATCTGTTGGCCGAGGCCAAAGCCGCCGATACCACTGCCCCCAAAGGCCCGCTGCACGGCCTGCCGATTGCCATCAAGGACCTTGCCGAAACCAGGGGGGTGCGCAGCACCTTTGGCTCGCCCGTATTCGCCGACAACATCCCGACTGCCGACAGCCTGATGGTCGCCCGCATCCGCGCGGCGGGCGCGATTATCATCGGCAAAACCAACACGCCGGAATTCGGCCTTGGGTCGCACAGCTACAACCCCGTCTACGGCACCACCCGCAACCCCTATGATGCCACCCGATCCGCAGGCGGTTCCAGCGGTGGCGCGGCGGTGGCGCTGGCCACGCGGATGCTGGCGCTGACCGATGGCTCGGACATGATGGGGTCTTTGCGCAATCCGGCGGCGTGGAACAATGTCTACGGGTTCCGGCCCTCATACGGGCTGGTGCCAGGCGATCCCGTCGGCGACACCTTCCTGCACCAGTTATCCACCAACGGCCCGATGGCCCGCAGCATCCGCGATCTGTCGTTGTTGTTGCAAGTCATCGGCACACTGGACGCACGCTTGCCGCATGGCATGGCCGCCTTCCAGCCCCTGCCCGACACATCCACCATGTCCGGCATCACCATCGGCTGGGTTGGTGACTGGGGCGGATATTACCCGATAGACCCCGAAATCCTGACCCTGTGCGAAAACGCGCTGGAACAGATGCGCGAACTGGGCACCACCGTGGTTTCCTTCATTCCGCCCATCGCACCGGAACAGTTGTGGCACGCATGGACCACCCTGCGCAGTTGGGCCATCGCCACCAAACAGGCCCCGCTTTACCAGAACCCGAAAACCCGCGATCTGTTGAAACCGGATATGATCTGGGAGATTGAACGCGGTCTGTCCCTGTCCCCGCTGGATATCCACAACGCCAGCGTGATCCGCAGCAAATGGTTCGCCGCATTCGCCAGCCAGACCGAAGTCGATGTGATGGCCCTGCCCTCGGCCCAGATATTCCCGTTCAACGCCGACTGGCACTGGCCCAAAACTGTGATGGGCCGCGACATGGACACTTACCACCGCTGGATGGAGGTGGTCGTGCCTGCTTCCCTCACCGGCCTGCCCGCGCTGAATGTGCCGGTGGGGTTCGGCGAACAGGGGCTGCCGACGGGCCTGCAACTGATCGGCCAGCGCGGCACGGATGCCCGCATTCTGCAACTTGGCCAGACATGGCACGCGGCCACCGACTGGCCCAATCAGCGCCCACCGCATTTCCCCCCTTGA
- a CDS encoding mechanosensitive ion channel family protein, whose protein sequence is MEPETQSAGAQIQTLFDKLLAFGNSLMMPSRLTQMGIMIGLLIVAYLVKLYFGPKFRDWMHGLTGRPKWQLRILVMLHRRMRLIAFVILIWSVIAFMRHGLGLFPSRTYLLAIVGTISLTWLLIVFAARFIHNNFLRRMVTWGAWIYATLYFLNLTTAAEQLLDQVAVDLGGLHLSLLVVIKGLVVTALLFTLARLISSGTTKRIRGNKEISPSMQVLMVKFMQVILYGAAFFIGLKAVGFDLTGLAVLSGAIGIGLGFGLQKVVSNLVSGIIILLDKSIKPGDVISLGDTFGWINTLGARYASVVTRNGKEFLIPNEDLITNQVVNWSHTNDFVRLDIHFGTAYSDDPHLVRKLACDAAASVDRVLAMRPPVCHIVGFGDSSVDYILRFWITDPTGGLTNIRGNVFLALWDTFKENDISIPFPQREVKLLEEPAK, encoded by the coding sequence ATGGAGCCGGAAACACAAAGCGCAGGCGCGCAGATACAGACATTGTTCGACAAACTGCTTGCCTTTGGCAATTCCCTGATGATGCCATCAAGGCTGACCCAGATGGGGATCATGATTGGTCTGCTGATCGTGGCCTATCTGGTCAAACTCTATTTCGGCCCCAAATTCCGCGACTGGATGCACGGGCTGACAGGGCGGCCGAAATGGCAGTTGCGGATACTGGTGATGCTGCACCGGCGGATGCGGTTGATCGCCTTTGTTATACTGATCTGGTCGGTGATTGCCTTTATGCGCCACGGGCTGGGCCTGTTCCCGTCCCGCACCTATTTGCTGGCCATTGTCGGCACCATATCGTTGACATGGCTGCTGATCGTCTTTGCGGCCCGCTTTATCCATAACAACTTCTTGCGTCGTATGGTGACCTGGGGGGCTTGGATATATGCAACACTTTATTTCCTGAACCTGACCACAGCCGCCGAGCAATTGCTGGATCAGGTCGCGGTTGATCTGGGCGGGCTTCACCTGTCACTGTTGGTGGTCATCAAGGGGCTGGTTGTAACGGCTCTGCTGTTCACCCTTGCCCGCTTAATTTCGTCCGGCACCACCAAACGCATTCGCGGGAACAAGGAAATATCGCCATCCATGCAAGTGCTGATGGTGAAATTCATGCAGGTGATCCTGTATGGCGCGGCATTTTTCATCGGGCTAAAGGCCGTCGGGTTCGACCTGACCGGCCTTGCGGTTCTGTCAGGCGCCATCGGCATCGGTCTTGGGTTCGGCCTGCAAAAGGTGGTGTCGAACCTTGTATCCGGCATCATCATCCTGCTGGATAAATCCATCAAGCCGGGCGATGTGATTTCGCTGGGCGATACATTCGGCTGGATCAATACGCTGGGTGCCAGATATGCCTCGGTCGTTACCCGCAACGGCAAGGAATTCCTGATCCCGAACGAGGACCTGATCACCAATCAGGTGGTCAACTGGTCCCATACCAATGATTTCGTGCGGCTGGATATCCATTTCGGCACCGCCTATTCGGACGATCCGCATCTGGTGCGCAAACTGGCCTGCGACGCTGCCGCCTCGGTTGATCGTGTTCTGGCGATGCGCCCGCCGGTTTGCCATATCGTCGGCTTTGGCGACAGTTCGGTCGATTACATTCTGCGCTTCTGGATCACCGATCCGACCGGCGGGTTGACCAACATCCGCGGCAATGTGTTTCTGGCGCTCTGGGATACCTTCAAGGAAAACGATATCTCGATCCCCTTCCCGCAGCGCGAGGTAAAGCTGCTTGAGGAACCCGCGAAATGA
- a CDS encoding DUF2167 domain-containing protein: MNRIYMACALSMALASPLAAKTLTEMFPDISETYNDEGIKALESLDFKQGKITVGSNLATLDLTDEFYFLDAKDANYVLTTLWGNPPDDSTLGMVFPADKTPLDDTWGIEVSFDDIGYVSDEDAGSYDYDELLKTMQQDMQDENEWRRENNYPSLELLGWASPPRYDSIGRKLYWAKELRFDGDETTTLNYNIRILGRKGVLIVNFIADMDMLDQVNKAVPTVLEMTNFTDGNKYSDFKPSIDKVAAVGIGGLIAGKVLAKTGLIAVALIFLKKFFFLLLIPLYWLKNLFGRKNS; encoded by the coding sequence ATGAATCGTATATATATGGCATGTGCCCTTTCAATGGCGCTGGCATCTCCGCTTGCCGCAAAAACCCTGACAGAAATGTTCCCCGACATCTCCGAAACCTATAATGACGAAGGCATAAAGGCGCTTGAATCTCTGGATTTCAAACAGGGCAAGATAACAGTTGGCAGCAATCTGGCAACGCTTGATCTGACGGATGAGTTCTATTTCCTTGATGCCAAGGATGCCAATTATGTCCTGACAACACTGTGGGGGAATCCCCCGGACGACAGCACTTTGGGCATGGTTTTCCCCGCGGACAAAACCCCGTTGGATGATACATGGGGGATTGAGGTGTCGTTCGATGATATTGGCTATGTCTCGGATGAAGATGCAGGCAGTTATGATTATGACGAACTGTTAAAAACAATGCAGCAGGACATGCAGGATGAAAACGAATGGCGGCGTGAAAATAACTATCCCTCGCTTGAACTGCTTGGTTGGGCATCTCCGCCACGTTATGATTCCATAGGGCGCAAACTGTATTGGGCAAAAGAGTTACGTTTTGATGGTGATGAGACCACAACGCTGAATTACAATATCCGTATTCTGGGGCGCAAAGGTGTGCTGATTGTGAATTTTATCGCTGATATGGATATGCTGGATCAGGTGAACAAGGCAGTTCCGACGGTTCTGGAAATGACAAACTTTACGGATGGGAACAAATATTCGGATTTCAAGCCATCTATTGATAAAGTCGCGGCTGTCGGAATAGGCGGGCTGATTGCCGGCAAGGTTCTGGCGAAAACCGGCCTGATTGCCGTTGCGCTGATATTCCTGAAGAAGTTTTTCTTTCTGCTGCTGATCCCGCTATATTGGCTTAAGAATCTGTTCGGCCGCAAGAACAGCTGA